One Candidatus Goldiibacteriota bacterium genomic window, CATATAAACGGATGCTTGCTTTTTTTCCCAAAGATGAAAAGGCTGTTGCCGAACTTGATAAACTGTCAGGGAGGGGAATCAGATGAAGTGTCCTTACTGCAGCCACAAATCGGATAAAGTTGTTGATTCCAGGGAAAGTAAAGACGGCGAAGCCATAAGGCGCAGAAGGGAATGCCTTAAGTGCGCTAAAAGGTACACCACATATGAGCAGATAGAACATTCGCTTCCTATGGTTGTAAAAAAGGACAACAGGCGAGAGCCCTTTGACCGTAAAAAAATATTAAGCGGGCTGATAAAAGCGTGCGAAAAGCGGCCTGTATCTGTTGAGCAGCTTGAAGAAGTGGTGGATGAAATAGAAAAACAGCTTTACAGCAAGATGGAAAAAGAGGTCCCGTCCACGGTTATAGGTAATATCATCATGGAAAAACTTGCGCTTATGGATGAAGTGGCATATGTAAGATTTGCCTCTGTGTACAGGCAGTTTAAGGATATTAACGCTTTTACCAAGGAGTTAAAAAAATTCCTTACGGAAAAGAATGACAAATAAATGATGACTGCCGCCGGCGCAAAAGATTTTCCGGGTAAAATTACTGAAATTATAAGCCTTTCTTTTATATCTGTGTTTCTGCTGTCCGGCGGAGCCGCGGCGGTTGCTTATGAAAATCATACCGTAAAACTAATATGCCTTGGCATTTATGTATCGGCAGCTGTTTTTTTTGGCATGCTGCATCCGGAAAAAAAGGCGGGTTTCATCGCGCTCTCTTTAACCGCTTTGACTGCATCTGTTTCTCTGTCCGGTATTTTCAACCCCGATTTAAACAGCACCTTAAAAACAGAGCAGGTTTACATGTTTTTAAATATAATTTTTATTGTAATTCTGCTGCAGGCTGCGCCGGTGAAAGTGAAAAAAGCCTCTTTAATAATTGTGTTATCCGCCGCGGTGTCGGTGGCTGCCGGATTGGCGCAGGCGGCCTTTTTTGCCGCGGGGGAAGGGGTACTTTTTAAGGATTATTTTGGGGGCAGGGTGTATTCTTTATTCGGGAATCCGGATA contains:
- the nrdR gene encoding transcriptional repressor NrdR — protein: MKCPYCSHKSDKVVDSRESKDGEAIRRRRECLKCAKRYTTYEQIEHSLPMVVKKDNRREPFDRKKILSGLIKACEKRPVSVEQLEEVVDEIEKQLYSKMEKEVPSTVIGNIIMEKLALMDEVAYVRFASVYRQFKDINAFTKELKKFLTEKNDK